The Primulina eburnea isolate SZY01 chromosome 8, ASM2296580v1, whole genome shotgun sequence genome contains a region encoding:
- the LOC140839297 gene encoding AP2-like ethylene-responsive transcription factor At1g16060: MGKLPQKNILDNPSSKNTNANHATNPGMKAKRTRKTIPRDSPPQRSSVYRGVTRHRWTGRYEAHLWDKNCWNEAQNKKGRQVYLGAYDDEDAAAHAYDLAALKYWGQDTILNFPLSTYEKELTEMEVQSREEYIGSLRRKSSGFSRGVSKYRGVARHHHNGRWEARIGRVFGNKYLYLGTYATQEEAAVAYDMAAIEYRGLNAVTNFDLSRYIKWLRPNNIDNTLHDNMEPNMVPCDNHDLDMVVATTTLPPLQQPSDDVFDAATSQPRPANTTSALGLLLQSSKFKEMMEMTLTAEYSSTPQDQFEYPPQSCIPDDIKTCFESNDFCSYDGDDVFEDLNSFMQPMVHFDSILNAEDLIL; this comes from the exons ATGGGCAAGCTACCACAGAAGAACATTCTTGATAACCCTTCTTCGAAGAACACTAATGCTAACCACGCTACGAATCCCGGGATGAAGGCTAAACGGACTCGGAAAACGATCCCTAGAGACTCACCTCCTCAACGAAGCTCCGTTTATCGCGGGGTGACGAG GCACCGATGGACGGGGAGATACGAAGCACATTTGTGGGATAAGAATTGCTGGAACGAGGCACAAAACAAGAAAGGCAGACAag TCTATCTTG GTGCCTATGATGATGAAGACGCAGCAGCGCATGCTTATGACTTGGCTGCACTTAAGTATTGGGGCCAAGACACTATTCTCAATTTTCCG TTGTCCACATATGAGAAAGAGCTGACAGAGATGGAGGTACAGTCCAGGGAAGAATATATTGGATCATTAAGGAG GAAAAGCAGTGGTTTCTCAAGGGGAGTATCCAAGTATAGAGGAGTTGCAAG ACATCACCACAATGGAAGATGGGAAGCCAGAATTGGAAGAGTTTTTGGCAATAAATATCTTTATCTCGGAACTTATG CTACACAAGAAGAAGCTGCCGTTGCATATGACATGGCAGCTATCGAATATCGTGGACTCAACGCTGTCACGAACTTCGATCTAAGTCGCTACATCAAATGGTTAAGACCCAACAACATCGACAATACGCTTCACGATAATATGGAACCAAACATGGTTCCATGTGACAACCACGACCTGGACATGGTGGTAGCCACCACCACCCTCCCACCCTTACAACAACCCTCCGACGACGTTTTTGATGCTGCCACATCCCAGCCACGACCCGCGAACACCACATCAGCATTAGGCCTTTTGCTACAATCTTCAAAGTTCAAGGAAATGATGGAAATGACCTTGACTGCTGAGTACTCTTCCACACCACAGGATCAGTTTGAATATCCACCACAAAGCTGCATTCCAGATGACATAAAAACTTGCTTCGAATCCAACGACTTCTGTTCGTACGACGGAGACGACGTCTTTGAGGATCTCAACTCGTTCATGCAGCCTATGGTTCATTTTGACTCGATTCTCAATGCCGAAGATTTGATCCTCTAA